A stretch of the Carassius carassius chromosome 6, fCarCar2.1, whole genome shotgun sequence genome encodes the following:
- the LOC132142022 gene encoding DAN domain family member 5-like, whose translation MKFQISCFIVLSVVALVDAFPRGVFPRDFHRRVATDVDFSGNGPDEPLRGSVRVVKLSPHFLRRAAGSHVPSKNSRNRGTFPAFLALGRPGPSVLSHSKPGALLPPVSASSSSADARRKQGLEMWQKVMHKSERSKETVALRINPKDLSKQSCAAVSFTQRVTEDGCETVTVHNNLCFGQCSSMFVPSSGESRAQQGAQCTRCGPSKSRSVLVPLRCGTEVRERRVMVVEECKCETSSEEVKVHNTKMSHL comes from the exons ATGAAGTTTCAAATCAGCTGTTTTATTGTGTTGTCAGTGGTCGCTTTGGTTGACGCGTTCCCTCGCGGTGTCTTTCCGCGGGACTTTCACCGACGCGTCGCGACAGATGTAGACTTCTCCGGGAACGGACCAGACGAACCTCTTCGGGGATCAGTCAGAGTTGTCAAACTCAGCCCTCATTTTCTGCGACGGGCCGCTGGTAGTCACGTGCCGTCCAAAAACTCACGAAATCGAGGCACGTTTCCGGCTTTTTTGGCCCTCGGACGTCCCGGTCCGTCAGTGCTGTCCCACAGCAAACCAGGGGCCCTACTCCCCCCGGTGAGCGCGAGCAGCTCCAGCGCAGATGCCCGGAGGAAACAGGGTCTGGAGATGTGGCAGAAAGTCATGCACAAAAGCGAGAGAAGCAAAGAGACCGTGGCGCTACGCATCAACCCCAAAGACTTGAGCAAACAGAGCTGTGCCGCAGTGTCCTTCACACAG CGCGTAACGGAGGACGGCTGTGAGACTGTAACCGTTCACAACAACCTCTGCTTCGGTCAGTGCAGCTCCATGTTCGTCCCGTCCAGCGGAGAGTCTCGTGCACAGCAAGGAGCCCAGTGCACGCGCTGCGGGCCCTCTAAATCGCGCTCAGTGCTCGTGCCCCTGCGCTGCGGGACAGAGGTGCGCGAGAGGCGCGTCATGGTCGTTGAAGAGTGCAAATGCGAAACTAGTAGTGAAGAGGTCAAAGTTCATAACACGAAAATGTCTCATTTATAA